A genome region from Brassica oleracea var. oleracea cultivar TO1000 chromosome C2, BOL, whole genome shotgun sequence includes the following:
- the LOC106322591 gene encoding PHD finger protein ALFIN-LIKE 5-like isoform X1 — protein MEGGGGARYNPRTVEEVFRDFKGRRAGILRALTTDVKEFFQQCNPEKDNLCLYGFPNEVWEVNLPAEEVPPELPEPALGINFARDGMQEKEWISLVAVHSDAWLLSVSFYFGSRFGFDKADRKRLFNMINEVPTVFEVVTGSAKKQTEEQPSSVNKNSNRSKSNSKVVVNVFFDLEMQRDVDVKSSRTIEVDEEEEGVEEEEEDEEEHGETLCGACGDNYASDFWICCDMCEKWFHGKCVKITPARAEHIKQYKCPSCSNKRARP, from the exons ATGGAAGGAGGAGGAGGTGCCCGCTACAACCCAAGAACGGTAGAAGAAGTCTTCCGAGATTTCAAGGGCCGTCGTGCTGGCATCCTCCGTGCTCTCACCACCG ATGTGAAAGAGTTTTTCCAGCAATGCAATCCTG AGAAGGACAATCTTTGTCTGTATGGATTCCCAAATGAAGTGTGGGAAGTCAACTTACCAGCTGAAGAAGTGCCTCCAGAGCTCCCTGAGCCTGCTCTCGGCATCAACTTTGCTAGAGATGGAATGCAGGAAAAAGAATGGATTTCTCTCGTTGCTGTCCACAGTGATGCCTGGTTGCTTTCTGTATCCTTTTACTTCGGTTCAAGATTTGGTTTCGATAAAGCTGACAG GAAGCGCTTGTTCAACATGATAAACGAGGTTCCTACTGTATTTGAAGTTGTAACTGGAAGTGCGAAGAAACAAACGGAGGAACAGCCTTCTTCAGTTAATAAAAATAGCAACAGATCCAAGTCTAATTCAAAAGTG GTAGTAAATGTTTTCTTTGATCTGGAAATGCAGAGAGATGTAGACGTCAAAAGCTCAAGGACAATAGAGGTCGACGAGGAGGAGGAAGGAGTAGAGGAAGAGGAAGAGGATGAAGAGGAACACGGTGAGACCCTATGTGGAGCTTGTGGAGATAACTATGCTTCTGATTTCTGGATTTGCTGCGACATGTGCGAGAAATGGTTTCATGGGAAGTGTGTGAAGATCACTCCAGCTAGAGCTGAACATATCAAGCAATACAAGTGCCCTTCTTGCAGCAACAAAAGAGCTCGACCCTAA
- the LOC106322792 gene encoding protein bem46-like, protein MAYVSVLLYGLGGIVVAGVALLVVFQEKLVYVPVLPGLTKSYPITPARLNLIYEDVWLRSSDGVRLHSWFIKMLPGCQGPTILFFQENAGNIAHRLEMVRIMIQKLNCNVFMLSYRGYGESDGYPSQHGIIKDAQAALDHLSQRTDIDTSRIVVFGRSLGGAVGAVLTKNNPEKVSALILENTFTSILDMAGVLLPFLKWFIGGSGTKSLKLLNFVVRSPWNTIDAIGEVKQPVLFLSGLQDEMVPPFHMKMLYAKAAARNSQCSFVEFPSGMHMDTWLTGGDVYWRTVMQFLVKHAPEEKKQR, encoded by the exons ATGGCGTACGTGAGCGTGTTGTTGTACGGATTAGGAGGGATAGTCGTCGCGGGCGTGGCGCTCCTCGTTGTCTTCCAGGAGAAGCTTGTCTACGTCCCGGTTCTTCCCGGTTTAACCAAGTCATACCCGATCACCCCCGCCAGGCTTAATCTCATCTACGAGGACGTCTGGCTTCGCTCCTCCGATGGCGTGCGCCTCCACTCCTGGTTCATCAAAATGCTCCCTGGTTGTCAAG GTCCAACCATTCTGTTTTTCCAGGAGAATGCTGGAA ATATCGCTCATCGTCTAGAGATGGTTCGCATCATGATACAAAAGTTGAATTGCAACGTATTCATGCTTTCATATCGCGG ATATGGGGAAAGTGATGGTTATCCCTCACAGCATGGGATCATTAAAGATGCTCAG GCTGCGTTGGATCACCTTTCTCAAAGGACAGACATAGATACATCTAGAATAGTTGTGTTTGGAAGGTCCCTTGGAGGAGCTGTTGGAGCTGTGCTTACTAAAAACAATCCTGAAAAG GTATCTGCGTTGATTCTGGAAAACACTTTCACATCCATTCTTGACATGGCTGGTGTCTTGCTGCCCTTCCTGAAGTGGTTTATTGGAGGAAGTGGTACTAAAAGCCTGAAACTTCTTAATTTTGTTGTACGCTCCCCATGGAACACAATTGATGCTATTGGTGAG GTCAAACAACCAGTACTTTTCCTCTCTGGATTGCAAGACGAGATGGTCCCTCCATTTCACATGAAAATGCTATACGCTAAAGCGGCTGCACGGAACTCTCAGTGCAGCTTTGTGGAATTTCCAAGTGGGATGCATATGGATACATGGCTGACTGGGGGTGACGTTTACTGGAGAACGGTTATGCAGTTCCTTGTGAAGCATGCGCCTGAGGAAAAGAAACAACGATAA
- the LOC106322591 gene encoding PHD finger protein ALFIN-LIKE 5-like isoform X2, translating into MEGGGGARYNPRTVEEVFRDFKGRRAGILRALTTDVKEFFQQCNPEKDNLCLYGFPNEVWEVNLPAEEVPPELPEPALGINFARDGMQEKEWISLVAVHSDAWLLSVSFYFGSRFGFDKADRKRLFNMINEVPTVFEVVTGSAKKQTEEQPSSVNKNSNRSKSNSKVRDVDVKSSRTIEVDEEEEGVEEEEEDEEEHGETLCGACGDNYASDFWICCDMCEKWFHGKCVKITPARAEHIKQYKCPSCSNKRARP; encoded by the exons ATGGAAGGAGGAGGAGGTGCCCGCTACAACCCAAGAACGGTAGAAGAAGTCTTCCGAGATTTCAAGGGCCGTCGTGCTGGCATCCTCCGTGCTCTCACCACCG ATGTGAAAGAGTTTTTCCAGCAATGCAATCCTG AGAAGGACAATCTTTGTCTGTATGGATTCCCAAATGAAGTGTGGGAAGTCAACTTACCAGCTGAAGAAGTGCCTCCAGAGCTCCCTGAGCCTGCTCTCGGCATCAACTTTGCTAGAGATGGAATGCAGGAAAAAGAATGGATTTCTCTCGTTGCTGTCCACAGTGATGCCTGGTTGCTTTCTGTATCCTTTTACTTCGGTTCAAGATTTGGTTTCGATAAAGCTGACAG GAAGCGCTTGTTCAACATGATAAACGAGGTTCCTACTGTATTTGAAGTTGTAACTGGAAGTGCGAAGAAACAAACGGAGGAACAGCCTTCTTCAGTTAATAAAAATAGCAACAGATCCAAGTCTAATTCAAAAGTG AGAGATGTAGACGTCAAAAGCTCAAGGACAATAGAGGTCGACGAGGAGGAGGAAGGAGTAGAGGAAGAGGAAGAGGATGAAGAGGAACACGGTGAGACCCTATGTGGAGCTTGTGGAGATAACTATGCTTCTGATTTCTGGATTTGCTGCGACATGTGCGAGAAATGGTTTCATGGGAAGTGTGTGAAGATCACTCCAGCTAGAGCTGAACATATCAAGCAATACAAGTGCCCTTCTTGCAGCAACAAAAGAGCTCGACCCTAA